Proteins from a single region of Fundulus heteroclitus isolate FHET01 chromosome 12, MU-UCD_Fhet_4.1, whole genome shotgun sequence:
- the anxa3a gene encoding annexin A3a, with translation MASLWDDLESLVESPSPSSPEYGHRGTIKPKENFDAKEDAAALKKAIEGLGTDEKVLIEILTQRSNAQRQLICKAYQEATGRTLEKDLEGDTNGDFEHLLVALITPPAAFDCHEVIRAMKGAGTKDSILIEIFASRSNQQIKALKEVFVKETEKDLIDELKSEVSGDLCKALVLLAEGDRDESNAVDVDKAKEDAQTLYNAGEKKWGTDESKFIDILCQRSVAQLRQTLIEYKNISGKTLQQSIEGEMSGELEELLVAVVKCVKSLTVYFAELLHESMKGGGTDESTLTRVMVSRSEIDLLDIRAEFKKLYEESLLSAIKSDVSDEYGDCIKAICGGDD, from the exons ATGGCATCTTTATGG GATGACTTGGAAAGCCTTGTGGAGTCACCTTCACCCTCTTCTCCTGAA TATGGACACAGAGGAACCATCAAACCTAAAGAAAACTTTGATGCAAAGGAGGATGCTGCAGCTCTAAAGAAGGCCATTGAAGGACTTG GAACGGACGAGAAGGTCCTGATTGAAATTTTAACACAAAGAAGCAACGCTCAGCGGCAGCTCATCTGTAAAGCTTATCAAGAAGCTACTGGCAGA ACGCTGGAGAAGGATCTTGAAGGAGACACCAACGGAGACTTTGAGCATCTGCTGGTGGCGCTCATCACCCCTCCTGCAGCGTTCGACTGCCATGAAGTGATACGGGCCATGAAA GGAGCCGGGACAAAAGACAGCATCCTGATTGAAATATTTGCCTCCAGGTCCAACCAACAAATCAAAGCCCTCAAGGAAGTCTTCGTAAAAG AAACAGAGAAGGACCTGATCGATGAGCTGAAGAGTGAAGTTTCTGGAGATTTGTGCAAAGCACTTGTCCTCCTGGCTGAG GGTGACAGAGATGAGAGCAACGCTGTAGACGTAGATAAGGCAAAGGAAGACGCCCAG ACCCTTTACAATGCCGGAGAGAAGAAGTGGGGCACAGATGAGTCCAAGTTTATCGACATCCTCTGCCAACGAAGCGTAGCTCAGCTCAGGCAGA CTCTCATCGAGTACAAGAACATCAGCGGGAAGACGCTGCAGCAGAGCATTGAAGGAGAGATGTCTGgagagctggaggagctgctggtggCTGTTG tgaaatgtGTGAAGAGTTTGACCGTGTACTTTGCAGAACTCCTGCATGAGAGCATGAAG GGCGGCGGTACCGACGAGTCCACTCTGACCCGGGTCATGGTGAGCCGGTCCGAGATCGACCTGCTGGACATCAGAGCAGAGTTCAAGAAGCTCTACGAAGAATCGCTGCTCTCTGCCATCAAG tCTGACGTGTCGGACGAGTACGGTGACTGCATAAAGGCGATCTGTGGAGGAGACGACTGA